The following are encoded together in the Desertifilum tharense IPPAS B-1220 genome:
- a CDS encoding GUN4 domain-containing protein — translation MKLSDYARQAGVSYKTAWRWWKAGVLTGYQLPSGTIVIDSQPEQTRPLNREVCQASDSTAARLAGFETKLEALQASLHQAAIERSHLLAELETAKRDRAELLTLVQQLLRDLQSLNFPAPARWPSEVGMDYTHLEMLLADGKWREADEYTWLLLLAITQQETAGCLGLEDVAGFPQTDLQTIDRLWVDFSGGLFGLSIQLEIFASVEYAYPEFCDRVGWRVRQKWLYYDELNFSLNAPAGHLPVCVWRKRSCYGVGFVSAADSAIAFANRLLNN, via the coding sequence TTGAAACTTTCTGACTATGCCCGACAAGCGGGCGTTTCTTACAAAACGGCTTGGCGTTGGTGGAAAGCTGGAGTTCTGACGGGCTATCAGTTACCGAGTGGGACGATCGTGATTGATTCCCAACCGGAACAAACCCGACCTCTCAATCGGGAGGTTTGTCAGGCTTCCGATTCCACGGCTGCAAGGCTTGCAGGTTTTGAGACAAAGTTAGAAGCGTTGCAAGCCAGTTTACACCAAGCGGCGATCGAGCGATCGCATCTGTTGGCCGAGTTAGAGACCGCAAAACGCGATCGCGCTGAACTTTTAACCCTTGTTCAACAGCTTTTAAGAGATTTACAAAGCTTAAATTTTCCAGCCCCTGCCCGCTGGCCCTCAGAGGTGGGAATGGACTATACTCACCTCGAAATGCTGTTAGCTGATGGGAAATGGCGGGAGGCGGATGAGTACACTTGGCTGTTGTTGTTAGCCATTACTCAACAAGAAACCGCCGGTTGTCTGGGGTTGGAGGATGTTGCGGGGTTTCCCCAAACGGATTTACAGACGATCGATCGGCTTTGGGTGGACTTTAGCGGGGGGCTATTTGGTTTGAGCATCCAACTCGAAATTTTTGCTAGCGTGGAGTATGCTTACCCGGAGTTTTGCGATCGCGTGGGTTGGCGCGTTCGGCAAAAATGGCTTTATTACGACGAACTGAATTTTAGTCTTAATGCACCCGCCGGACATCTTCCAGTATGCGTTTGGCGCAAGCGTTCCTGCTATGGGGTGGGTTTTGTCAGCGCCGCCGATAGCGCGATCGCGTTTGCTAATCGACTTTTAAACAATTGA
- a CDS encoding Uma2 family endonuclease yields the protein MVNVKPRFESFAEYLLYENRSEKFYELFNGELIEMPPESGLNVQIANRLFLVFALMLGTDRVRAQGLELEVKGEPKNRYPDLTIIREEHIQQLSTRNTIRLSMLPPLLVVEIVSPGEIQRERDYIAKRIQYQDCQIPEYWIVDPQLQAIIVLELIDSAYTEVGQFKDDEWVISPGFRELNLKVSDIFITP from the coding sequence ATGGTCAATGTTAAACCTAGATTTGAAAGTTTTGCAGAGTATCTCCTCTACGAAAATCGTTCAGAAAAATTTTATGAATTGTTTAACGGAGAACTCATCGAAATGCCTCCTGAATCAGGATTAAATGTTCAAATTGCTAATCGACTGTTCTTGGTTTTTGCTTTGATGCTAGGTACCGATCGAGTGAGGGCGCAAGGACTAGAATTGGAAGTGAAAGGCGAACCCAAAAATCGATATCCCGATCTTACTATTATTCGAGAAGAACATATTCAACAACTCTCAACGCGCAACACCATTCGCCTTTCTATGTTGCCGCCTCTACTCGTTGTTGAAATTGTCAGTCCTGGAGAGATTCAAAGAGAAAGAGATTACATCGCTAAAAGAATACAATATCAAGATTGCCAAATTCCTGAATATTGGATTGTCGATCCTCAGCTACAAGCGATTATTGTATTAGAGTTAATCGACTCTGCTTATACAGAAGTGGGTCAGTTTAAGGATGATGAATGGGTCATCTCTCCCGGTTTCAGAGAACTGAATCTGAAGGTTTCTGATATTTTTATAACCCCTTAG
- a CDS encoding DUF445 domain-containing protein, which produces MNWSELWIYIVPPVAGGVIGYFTNDLAIKMLFRPYRAYTLGGWKVPFTPGLIPSNQERLAKRIADTIMGSLLTPTELQSIAKRLLATERMQSAILWLLKSALDQIQADKEQKTVKIVAGVLRDLLGQSLPRLIKVLARREDFLEVQLNQIFDQVLLEFQLTEEQARSLSDWLLMVVIPPDVIRQALVDFLTDRNIQIIDEGFREKTSGTYWVVANLLGLKNSLSRLRTYCLDEREEANTRIQELVISLNVRDRIKQWLKNVSLQNLPVSTVRQLRKTMRESVRTYIQTRGSDLLQGLSSSIDWENVASIAINRLRTSPVLTSSLEVISQELALILERYLERDLEIIVAQTLPILDIDQVIIDRVNATSPSDLETAINGIVRSELQAIVNLGGVLGFIIGLLQTVLLIYQQI; this is translated from the coding sequence TTGAATTGGTCTGAACTCTGGATTTATATTGTTCCACCCGTTGCAGGTGGAGTGATTGGCTATTTTACCAACGATCTAGCCATCAAAATGCTGTTTCGTCCCTATCGCGCCTATACGCTAGGGGGGTGGAAGGTTCCGTTCACGCCGGGATTAATTCCTAGCAACCAGGAACGATTAGCCAAGCGGATCGCAGATACAATTATGGGGTCTTTACTGACTCCCACTGAACTGCAAAGTATTGCCAAACGCTTGCTAGCCACCGAACGAATGCAGAGTGCGATTTTGTGGTTGCTGAAATCTGCTCTCGACCAGATCCAAGCCGATAAAGAACAAAAGACGGTTAAAATTGTAGCGGGCGTCTTGCGCGATTTGTTAGGGCAATCTTTACCGCGTTTAATTAAGGTGTTGGCGCGGCGAGAGGATTTTTTAGAAGTTCAACTCAATCAGATTTTCGATCAAGTTCTTTTAGAGTTTCAACTGACAGAAGAACAAGCGCGATCGCTCTCAGATTGGCTGCTGATGGTGGTCATTCCCCCAGATGTGATTCGCCAAGCATTAGTCGATTTTCTCACCGATCGCAATATTCAAATTATTGATGAGGGATTTCGCGAAAAAACCAGTGGCACCTACTGGGTGGTTGCTAATTTATTAGGGTTAAAAAATAGTTTATCTCGCTTGCGAACCTATTGCTTGGATGAACGAGAAGAAGCTAATACTCGCATTCAGGAGTTAGTGATTTCTTTGAATGTGCGCGATCGCATTAAGCAGTGGTTGAAAAATGTCTCCCTGCAAAACCTTCCTGTCTCTACAGTTCGCCAACTGCGGAAAACAATGCGCGAAAGCGTTCGCACCTACATCCAAACGCGAGGTTCAGATCTCCTGCAAGGTTTAAGTTCTTCAATTGATTGGGAAAATGTTGCCAGTATTGCGATTAATCGCTTAAGAACTTCTCCCGTGCTGACTTCTTCTTTGGAAGTGATTAGTCAGGAACTGGCTTTAATATTAGAACGCTATCTAGAACGAGATTTAGAAATTATTGTTGCCCAAACTTTGCCGATTTTAGATATCGATCAAGTGATTATCGATCGAGTGAACGCGACTTCCCCCAGCGATTTAGAAACGGCGATTAATGGGATTGTTCGCAGCGAATTGCAAGCCATTGTAAATTTAGGAGGTGTCCTCGGTTTTATTATTGGTTTGTTGCAAACCGTTTTACTCATTTATCAGCAGATTTAG
- the ubiE gene encoding bifunctional demethylmenaquinone methyltransferase/2-methoxy-6-polyprenyl-1,4-benzoquinol methylase UbiE, with the protein MQADRVREIFDRIAPVYDRLNDGLSLGQHRVWKQMTIKWSAAKPGDTCLDLCCGSGDLSLRLSHCVGDRGQVYGVDFSRELLAIAKTRHLEAYPRYPIQWVEADALQLPFEEGCFDAATMGYGLRNVTDIPQCLRELYRVLKPGAKAAILDFHRPSLDWMRTFQQWYLDRIVVPAAQNLGLTEEYAYITPSLERFPMGEQQVVLAQQAGFGLATHYPIAGGMMGVLVVTK; encoded by the coding sequence ATGCAAGCGGATCGGGTGCGAGAAATTTTTGACCGGATCGCTCCGGTGTACGATCGCCTCAATGATGGGTTAAGTCTGGGACAGCATCGCGTCTGGAAACAGATGACCATTAAGTGGAGTGCGGCGAAACCGGGAGACACCTGTTTAGATTTGTGTTGTGGCAGTGGCGATCTGAGTCTAAGGCTCAGTCATTGCGTCGGCGATCGCGGTCAGGTTTATGGGGTGGATTTTTCCCGCGAGTTGTTGGCGATCGCCAAAACGCGCCACTTAGAAGCGTATCCTCGCTATCCCATTCAATGGGTAGAAGCCGACGCCTTGCAGCTTCCCTTTGAGGAGGGTTGCTTTGATGCGGCAACAATGGGGTATGGGTTGCGAAATGTCACCGATATCCCCCAATGCTTGCGGGAGTTATACCGCGTGCTTAAACCGGGTGCAAAAGCCGCCATTTTAGATTTTCACCGGCCGAGTTTGGATTGGATGCGAACTTTTCAGCAGTGGTATCTCGATCGGATTGTCGTGCCAGCCGCTCAAAATCTGGGTTTAACGGAAGAATATGCTTACATTACCCCCAGTTTAGAACGGTTCCCAATGGGCGAACAACAGGTGGTGCTAGCCCAGCAGGCGGGTTTTGGTTTAGCCACTCACTACCCCATCGCGGGCGGTATGATGGGGGTATTGGTCGTTACCAAATAA
- a CDS encoding response regulator: protein MENVIPELDSISRKLMSMDRPKKPKMLVVDDEPDNLDLLYRTFRRDFQVLRAESGVRALEVLASEGEVAVIISDQRMPEMKGTEFLSRTVPQFPNTMRIILTGFTDVEDLVEAINSGQVYKYITKPWDPNELKAVVQRAAETYELLKQRTEELHRAQAQTALLYTIVQVSRESSGTEEILTPLAEAFGKNFDADGCILQLVQGTSLLATQGTYSKTQGVENWLAKDPLAAEAIASSSMQVSVNVAADSALAEVEHYAATGTQAHLIIPITHDDRVLAVLSLQWKQPCRLREDELTSIHLSAQLVALALICTHNVQAVG, encoded by the coding sequence ATGGAAAATGTCATACCAGAGCTTGATAGTATCAGTCGCAAACTAATGAGCATGGATCGACCCAAAAAGCCGAAGATGCTGGTGGTGGATGACGAGCCAGATAATCTAGATTTACTGTACCGAACCTTTCGGCGAGATTTTCAAGTTCTCAGGGCAGAAAGTGGCGTCCGCGCCTTGGAGGTTCTGGCGAGCGAAGGGGAAGTTGCTGTCATTATTTCTGACCAACGGATGCCAGAAATGAAGGGAACCGAGTTTCTCAGCCGGACAGTTCCCCAGTTTCCCAACACGATGCGGATTATTCTTACCGGGTTTACCGATGTGGAAGACCTGGTGGAAGCCATTAACTCCGGTCAAGTTTATAAATATATTACAAAGCCTTGGGACCCTAACGAACTCAAGGCAGTTGTGCAGCGAGCCGCAGAAACCTACGAACTCCTCAAACAGCGTACCGAGGAACTGCACCGCGCTCAAGCTCAAACGGCTTTACTCTACACGATCGTCCAAGTCTCTCGCGAATCTTCGGGAACTGAGGAAATTCTCACCCCTCTCGCCGAAGCATTTGGCAAGAATTTCGACGCTGACGGCTGCATTTTGCAACTGGTGCAGGGGACTTCATTACTCGCCACTCAGGGGACTTATAGCAAGACCCAGGGGGTGGAGAATTGGCTGGCGAAAGACCCCTTGGCCGCAGAAGCGATCGCCTCTAGCAGTATGCAAGTGTCTGTGAACGTGGCAGCCGATAGCGCGTTGGCAGAGGTGGAACATTATGCGGCAACTGGAACTCAAGCGCATTTAATTATCCCCATTACCCACGACGATCGGGTTTTAGCGGTACTTTCCTTGCAGTGGAAGCAGCCTTGCCGACTGCGGGAGGATGAATTAACCTCAATCCACCTGTCGGCTCAACTGGTGGCTTTAGCGTTGATTTGTACCCATAACGTGCAGGCGGTGGGTTAA